The Tetrapisispora phaffii CBS 4417 chromosome 5, complete genome genome segment TCCACATTTTGCTGGCACTTAGAAGATCAATATACATTAAGTGCAAATTATCAACAAGAAGGATTTCCTAAAGTATGGTATAGTATTCCAGAAGATTCTAATACAAATTTACAAAGTTACCTGAAAGATTTAGCACCCGATATGTTTGATAAGCAACCTGACTTAATGCATCAATTAGTAACGTTGGTTTCTCCGTATTCAAAAGAGTTTAAAAAGGCAAACATTAAATGTTACAAAGTTATACAAAGACCAAATGAGTATGTAATAACTTTCCCCAAATGTTATCATGCAGGGTTTAATACTGGATATAACTTTAACGAAGCGGTGAATTTCACTTTGGATCTTTGGTTAAAATATGGGGTTGAAGCAGCTGAAGATTATAAAGAAACAAACAAAATGTGTGTTTTTGACATGAATGAATTgatgtttaatattttgttaactTTTATAAATCATAAGAAGGAGACGACAAAAAAAGAGCAACATATAAGTGTTGTCCTTGCTAGACAAAGTTACAAACTTGCATTAAGAGCATTTAATGAAGCATCTCGAGCAAGTGACCTGATATACCCAAAGGTCATAAAAACAGTAatagaattaaataaaccCTTAGTCAcagaaaattataaagGTAAAAGGGTACGAGAATCCTCACAACAATATTACATATTCTGCTCTAAATGTAAAACTATATGCTTCTTCACGTTTGTTCTACACAAATCCCAATCCAAAGGTGCATCCCGTAAGAGAAAGAAACTCGATTTGGAATCTATAGTAGATTGGAATGCAGCAGctaagaataataattggGAATTGTTTTGCTTGACTGACTATAAATTACATGTTGAAAAGAAAGGTGACAAAATACTTAACGACGCAGATTTTTCTAATGGAGATCTTTTAGTTCATATTAGAAATTCAGAAGAAATATCAGATTTACTAAAGGCAGCAGATTTGAAATTAGATAagattttataatttgtatAAACATTaatacaatattaaaaaataaatagataatACTTTTTGTTCATATAGAGTTTAGTCACTAGTGCAAAATGTGACATCAAATTTCTCGAAACTTTCGCCTCTGTAAGCAACATCATTTTcttacaaaaaaaaattattaatgaaatataaaatataaaggtattttattgatataacttataatattacttattatattattttcgtAGTTTGATATTGTAAACTTATAGTAAAAGTGTAACCAAACATATAGTTATTTATAATGGCTCTACTGTCCTCAACAAACGTTCTATATTTAAGAATAGCATTTTTATCCACTATCtcatttttttgttttaaaaatgtcaCCAGTATATTAGAGAACAGTTACTTTCTAGTTTTAACTCAAGCTATGAATCTACCAGCTTTGAATTTAGCACCAAAGAGTGCTCAACTTGGTGTTGTTGGTTTGTTATTTGCTTTGTTGGCCATCGATGATTTGATTCCATTGCTGGAAAGAAATACTAAGCATTTTAGTTCAATAGTACCATTTAGattgatgattttttttatcgTTACTGCATCTTCCTATTTGGCCGAGACAAACTATTATGTTCACAACAATGCTGtctttatttattcattcATAGAAGTGTGGTTAAACTTTCTAATATTTAGTGCAATTAGGGAAGAAAGAAATGATGAATATTCTAGAACCCATCAATTCATGGATGACGAAATTGTGAATGATGACGATGAGGAGAATGAAGGTGATTCACAATCAGAAGCATATGATAATCTAACGTCTGCTCAGGAAATAGCATTAGAAGCCATGGAAGTAGAGCAAGATTGAAGAGTGTAAATCACAGATTAACTATTTTAAAATGcattcaattcattaaagTTAATACTATATATGgtataatataattgaagTTTAGTTAACTAGTagcaatatatatttatattatacaCAATATCGAATTACTTTCACTGGTTGCACAGTTGTAtcttttgatttatattaaCAACAATTTTGTAACAGTTTAAACATATACTAATTAAAAGGATAATATTACCTAAAGATAGTGAATGTttaatatacaaatatgATAGTTAAAATACATACGCTGTATAAATGACTAATTACTTGGTTTCTGTATATGATTTATGTCCATCtagaaaatatatcttaTAGGAAACCAAAATCCTCGATATCAGAGAAATCTGATGAATCATCgaaaatatctttatctAAAAATCCATCttgattttctttcttGCCTATCATATCCTTTTTCTTATCAGGATATCTCATTGCTTTAACACATTCATCATGTAATTG includes the following:
- the ILM1 gene encoding Ilm1p (similar to Saccharomyces cerevisiae ILM1 (YJR118C); ancestral locus Anc_7.504), coding for MALLSSTNVLYLRIAFLSTISFFCFKNVTSILENSYFLVLTQAMNLPALNLAPKSAQLGVVGLLFALLAIDDLIPLLERNTKHFSSIVPFRLMIFFIVTASSYLAETNYYVHNNAVFIYSFIEVWLNFLIFSAIREERNDEYSRTHQFMDDEIVNDDDEENEGDSQSEAYDNLTSAQEIALEAMEVEQD